A genomic window from Candidatus Bathyarchaeota archaeon includes:
- a CDS encoding transcription factor, giving the protein MLTFVDDKTLQRVAEAFGGEDAVQIINALKGVNETTDDEIAAQTEIRLNTVRKILYKLYDHSLVGLRRSRDKTTGWFIFHWRLQLDQLAGFILNQKRRVLEKLETRLEYENAHDFYSCSTEGCKRIPFEEAMELVFRCPTCNKLLMHFDNTELKSCLEDHIKNLRKELGE; this is encoded by the coding sequence ATGTTAACTTTCGTAGACGATAAAACTTTGCAAAGGGTTGCTGAAGCTTTCGGTGGCGAAGATGCTGTTCAGATTATCAATGCATTAAAAGGTGTAAATGAAACTACAGATGATGAAATAGCAGCCCAAACAGAAATACGGCTTAATACTGTCCGCAAAATTCTCTACAAGCTTTACGACCACTCTTTAGTGGGTCTAAGACGGTCGCGTGACAAAACCACAGGATGGTTTATTTTTCACTGGAGACTTCAACTTGACCAACTTGCTGGATTTATTTTGAACCAGAAGCGTCGTGTTTTAGAAAAACTTGAGACAAGACTTGAATATGAAAATGCCCACGATTTTTATTCGTGTTCCACAGAAGGATGTAAACGCATCCCCTTTGAAGAAGCAATGGAACTCGTTTTTCGCTGTCCCACATGTAACAAACTTTTGATGCATTTTGATAATACGGAACTAAAGAGTTGTTTAGAAGACCATATCAAGAACCTAAGGAAGGAATTAGGTGAATGA
- a CDS encoding tRNA (cytidine(56)-2'-O)-methyltransferase (catalyzes the S-adenosyl-methionine-dependent 2'-O-ribose methylation of C56 in tRNA transcripts), with protein sequence MHAPQNVAILRWGHRHRDQRLTSHVALTARALGASGFIMADVSDQKVKETVEKVVEAWGGDFYFKMDQPWKKVVKDWRANNGVAVHLTAYGENIQTSDVMQRIRETKKDVLVIVGSQKVPGNFFSEAVSDFNVAVGNQPHSEASSLAVFLDRFFEGKSLSEDFIQNKKKKIVPQARGKRVVEV encoded by the coding sequence GTGCATGCTCCTCAAAATGTTGCTATTTTACGTTGGGGTCATCGACATCGTGACCAAAGGTTAACTTCTCATGTGGCTTTAACCGCTCGGGCTTTGGGTGCATCTGGTTTTATTATGGCAGATGTTTCGGACCAAAAAGTGAAAGAAACAGTTGAAAAAGTTGTGGAAGCATGGGGTGGCGATTTTTATTTTAAGATGGACCAACCATGGAAGAAAGTTGTTAAAGATTGGCGGGCTAACAATGGGGTTGCTGTCCATCTTACTGCATACGGAGAAAACATTCAAACAAGCGATGTAATGCAACGAATCCGAGAAACAAAAAAAGACGTGCTGGTTATTGTGGGCAGCCAAAAAGTGCCTGGAAACTTTTTTTCAGAAGCTGTTTCTGATTTTAACGTTGCTGTGGGAAATCAGCCCCATTCTGAGGCTTCAAGTTTGGCGGTGTTTCTTGACCGTTTTTTTGAAGGAAAAAGCTTGTCTGAAGATTTTATTCAGAACAAGAAAAAGAAAATTGTTCCTCAAGCCAGAGGGAAACGTGTTGTTGAAGTTTAG
- a CDS encoding TIGR00295 family protein, which produces MALKLLFDVGCSERVVSHCKAVSALAVKFAKICESKGILVDTNLVEVGGLLHDIGRSKTHDVTHAVIGVEIAKSLNFPESVISIIEHHIGGGIGAQEAKNLGLPVKDYFPVTLEEKLVAYADKLISGSEIVPIEHAINQFSEKLGANHPAINHVIKLHEEISPLVSELDAHNNSS; this is translated from the coding sequence ATGGCGTTGAAGCTTCTTTTTGATGTTGGATGTTCTGAAAGGGTTGTTTCTCACTGTAAGGCGGTTTCTGCTCTTGCAGTGAAGTTTGCCAAAATTTGTGAAAGCAAAGGAATACTTGTTGACACTAACTTAGTTGAAGTTGGTGGGCTTCTTCATGATATTGGGCGCTCAAAAACCCATGACGTAACCCATGCTGTCATTGGGGTTGAAATTGCGAAATCTTTGAATTTTCCTGAATCTGTAATTTCCATTATTGAACATCACATCGGCGGCGGAATAGGGGCACAAGAAGCAAAAAATCTTGGTTTGCCTGTAAAAGATTATTTTCCAGTGACTTTGGAAGAAAAACTTGTAGCCTATGCTGACAAACTGATTTCTGGTTCTGAAATTGTGCCCATAGAACATGCAATAAACCAGTTTTCGGAAAAACTTGGGGCAAATCACCCTGCAATAAATCATGTTATAAAGCTTCACGAAGAAATCTCTCCTTTGGTAAGTGAACTGGATGCCCACAATAACTCTTCTTGA